ctgagctatcagcacagagcccgatgcggggcttgaactgacggactgcgagatcatgacctgagttgaagtcggacgcttaaccgactgagccacccaggcgccccccaagtggACATTTAAATACGTGATTGCTCTGCCAGTCTTGAAGCCCAGGAGGAAGGTCTATGATGGAAATTTAGATTTGGAAGTGCCAATTGCTAGGTTGGAGATCAAGTCATGGGGTGGATTAAGTCCATTTAAGATGAAGTCATGGGACACTTGCTCAGGGATGGAGTGTTGATTGAGAAAGGAATGAACTTCTGAGGAATACTTGAATTTAAGAGATGattaggaaaagagaaatctTGAAGAAGGTTAAAATGGAATAGCCAGATTAGGGGGGCTGAAAAGTGAGTGGGCTGGAAGGTCTTGTAGAGAATGGGGAAAAGGATGTGCCCTTGACCCTCAGGGTCTTGAACCTTGGCAAGAGTGTGGGGGCTTGCACCTTGAGCACTGAAAAATCCTAGACAGCTCTGAGATTCTAAAGGACTGGCTCAGATGCTTTCTTCCTTCAAAGCCCTCCATTGTAGAATAGTTCCCCTTTCCTCTGTTTATCCTAGTGCCCCTAGAAGATAGCCTAGGGAATTTTATGGCTCCCCTTAGGCCTTGGCACAACCTTTGCTAGAATCTTTCCACATTTTATGAGAGGCCAGACCTCGTAAGGGGATCTATTAAGAGAGCATGTAGGAAATGTCTGAGTGTGTTATGCATGCAGGAGGCCTTACTTAGGCTGGCTTGCAGAGGGAATTTGGGCAGGGTTGGGAGGACCTGAACTCTCAGAGTGTGGACAGAAGTGTTTTTTGCTTACCCCAACCTTCCCTGGAGTAGATTTTCCCCTTGGGAAGGATGACTCAGGGTTAGACCACTGCCCTCTAGGCCCCTGGATATCTAAGAGGCCTCTAATAACCTGAAGTCCAAAGCTATATCTTAGGACCTGTTCCTCCTGTTCCAGTCTCCTGGAATTTGGCCTTAGTCTGCAActgaggggccctgtggcactgtTGCTGGGCAATGCATTAAACAGCGGCTTTGGATACAGAACTGTGCCAGCGAACAGCCTGACCTGGAGCTAACGCGTCCAGCACAACCGCCACTTCCACCACTACCTTCTCAGAAAAGAGTCACTCGTCTGGCTCTTGGCTTTGTCTGGCTGCCAACCTAAGGCATGTGCCTACGCAGGAGGTGATGGCATTTTGGCTCcactttcaaagtttttttttttctttctcatgtgtTATTTCTAAAGATAACAAAGGTCAAAAGGCATCCAGCATTTTCTGGTTTCTCATAAGCTTCTGGTCAATATTTAATCTGGTTTATGGATTTTTTTAGGTCTTCTAGATGCCTTCTTGAGCCTGCTTGTGGCCACCCACAGACACTTGTAAGGAGGAGAGAAATCAGCCTGGTAGAGACACTCTGAAATGAGGGATTAAAGGCCAAGATCCAAGGAGTGAGAACTGCAGCCAGAAGGCAAGGGAGCAGGTACTGAAGACGCTTCTGCTGAGAGGTCTGCCATGGCCTCTGTTGGTTTCCAGCTCGTAGGCTACATCCTGGGCCTCCTGGGGTTGCTGGGCACTCTGGTAGCCATGCTGCTCCCCAGCTGGCGAACCAGCTCCTACGTTGGCACCAGCATCGTGACAGCAGTCGGCTTCTCCAAGGGCCTCTGGATGGAGTGTGCCACACACAGCACAGGCATCACCCAGTGTGACATCTATAGCACGCTTCTAGGCTTGCCTGCTGACATCCAGGCTGCCCAGGCCATGATGGTAACATCCAGTGCAGTCTCTTCATTGGCCTGCATCGTCTCTGTGGTGGGCATGAGATGCACAATCTTCTGCCAGGACTCCAGAGTCAAAGACAGATTGGCGGTGGTGGGCGGAGTCTTCTTCATCCTTGGAGGCCTCCTGGGCTTCATCCCTGTTGCCTGGAATCTTCACGGGATCCTGCGGGACTTCTACTCCCCACTGGTACCTGACAGCATGAAATTTGAGATCGGAGAGGCTCTTTACCTGGGCATTATTTCCTCCCTGTTCTCCTTGGTAGCTGGAATCATCCTCTGCTTTTCCTGCCCACTCCAGGGAAATCGCTCCAACTACTATGATGCCTATCAGGCCCAGCCCCTCGCAACTCGGGGCTCTCCAAGACCTGGTCAACCACCCAAGGTCAAAAGTGAGTTTAACTCCTACAGCCTGACAGGGTATGTGTGAAGAACCAGGGGCCAGAGCTGGGGATAGGGGTGGCTGGGTCTGTGAAAAACAGTGGACAGCACCCCCCGCCCAAGGGCCATAAGTAAGGGACATTGCCACTGGACCATGTCAGAAGGTGCTGCTGAGGATAGACTGACTTTGGCCACTGGATCAGGCAAAGGCAAAAATGGGAACTGGTGTGACAGCATGCAGGTTGAATTGTCAAGATGCTTGCCAAGCcagcctttctgttttcttcaccttGCCCACCACCCACTCCCCACCTGGAGTCCTCAACCCTCAACTCCAAACTCCACCTTCTACCCTAGGCCATGCCACAGAagctcccctctgccccttgaTTTACCTGGGAATCCATCCCCAAACCTACTAATTATATCCCACTGGCTAATCCTCTCTGTGATCAGAGACCCTCCCTGTGGCTCAGGTCGGCTGTTGGCTCTTAGCTCATTGCTGGGGGATGTGGGGGGAGGAAGAGTGGTGGCTTTCATGGGCATGGCTTTCACCAACTTTCCAAGCTTCTCTCCAAAGAAACTGGCCAGTAATGAGGTCTGGAGCCTCCATCCCACTGTTGTTATGACTCCGCAGTGTTCAGACTGGTTTGTGCATGAACTGAAATAAAACCATCCCATTGTACCGAGGGAACAAAGAATGACTGGGTGCAggatgagagggagggaaggcagccaaAGACCAAAAAAATCACTGCCCAGGACATTTCCTGGAATTCTCTCCTGTGGTGGGTTGGGGATCTGGCTCCCCCACTAGAGGAAAGCACaaagaaagaagatatggtgGAAAGCTCAAGGCAGCATCAGACTCTGACTCCACTTGAGGAACTGCCCCAGAAGCTGCAGCCTCAGCTTTCACTgatgcccctgcctccctctgacCTGGCCTCCTGCTAAGAAACAAGGCTATAGGTCCTACACAGTGATCTCCTTAGGAAGGGGAAACTAGTTTTTCTGAAGATGGCTCTTGGCTGGGGGATGACAGCAGGGACTGAAGAAGAAACCACTCCTTGATGCTGcccaagaaagaataagaactttGGTCTCAGAAGCTGGGTGGGGACATGTGGTGACTCCAGTGGGTGTTTCTATCGGGCCAGAGAGAGGCACCTTCCCTAATGGACAATCAGCTTGAAGTCTGCAATCAGTGCCCCGGGGTCTCCTCACAGAACAGTACAGAGCCTCTGAGTGACCACAGCATCAGGTGCCTGCCCCCCGCCCGCCACCCTTCAGGCTGGCCCCACCATCCTTCACCAGACATCTCAGAGTTGCTAGAAGGTGTCTGAGGGCTTCTGCGTGGAACAATAATGCTCAATGAGCTGTAGCCCTGATCTAAGCCATAGCTGAGCTGCCCTTTGGGATTTCAGTTGAGGTGGGACAGTAGAGGATGGTTCCCAGGCACGCAGTTTCAGCTCGGAGGTGTGAGAATGTTCCATTTCccctggggagggagtgggggacagGAGTCACAGCTAGACCAAAGGCATTTTCCCTCACCAGCCAAAGCATGCTCACCCAGCTTTTGACAAACTCCAGTCCACCTCCCCAAACCTCAGTGCCAGCAGAAGGGGCTCACTCGTCTCTAACATGCCTTTCACCTTTCTACCTTCTTGCCTGTGATTAAGCACTTCTCCGAAGCTGGAAGGCCCTCTCTACTTAGCCACATCTTCCTCATTTCTGGAGAACTTGCTCAGCACCACCTCCTACACTGAGTCTCCTCTGACCACTCCGTCCCTCTCCTACCCTCTCTCCTCCAACCCTCAACATATAAATATTGCTTCTTTGATgcttattattcatattttttggaCGGACAgttatcttttcatatgtgtgtATCTGATTTCACAAATACATTGTAAACTCTTGGAGGGTAGGGGCCATATCTGAGACCTCTCTGTATCCTTCAGACTATCTGTAAAagtgctgggcacatagtaggtgatcaataaacACTGGTTGATTGAGTacttttgttactgttttattaaTTCAAAGGGGCCCAGACAGGGCAGATGTGACAGAGAGAACTGGGCcaaggggaggagggatggaaaCTGGTTTTACTCTTgaggtgcctagctggctcagtcagttaagcatctgactcttgatttcggctcagatcatgttctcacagttagtgggatcaagccccacatcaggctcttcgctatcagtagggagcctgcttgggattctctgtctccctctctttctgcccctcctttgctcatgcactctaaacaaacaa
The DNA window shown above is from Lynx canadensis isolate LIC74 chromosome X, mLynCan4.pri.v2, whole genome shotgun sequence and carries:
- the CLDN2 gene encoding claudin-2; amino-acid sequence: MASVGFQLVGYILGLLGLLGTLVAMLLPSWRTSSYVGTSIVTAVGFSKGLWMECATHSTGITQCDIYSTLLGLPADIQAAQAMMVTSSAVSSLACIVSVVGMRCTIFCQDSRVKDRLAVVGGVFFILGGLLGFIPVAWNLHGILRDFYSPLVPDSMKFEIGEALYLGIISSLFSLVAGIILCFSCPLQGNRSNYYDAYQAQPLATRGSPRPGQPPKVKSEFNSYSLTGYV